The genomic segment GGGCCCGGGCTCGTCGACGGTGATCCCGTAGTCGGTGGCCAGCCCCTCCAGCCCGGAGTCGTACCCCTGCCCGACGGCGCGGAACTTCCAGGCGCCCTGGCGGCGGTAGAGCTCTCCGAGCACGAAGGCGGTCTCGACGGTGGCGTCCTCGCTGTCGAAGCGGGCGATCTCCGCGCCGCTCACCGCGTCCAGGACCCGGATGTGGAGCCCCGGCACCTGCCCGAAGGCGCCGCCGTCCGCGGAGGCGGCGAGGACGATGGTCTCGACGGCCTGCTCGGTCCGGGCGAGATCGACCTCCAGGGTGTCGGTCACCAGGTCGCCGGAGGGGCGCTTGCCGGTGTGCCGGACGGCGCCGGAGGCGTGCGCCGGCTGGTTGTAGAAGACGAAGTCCGCGTCGGAGCGGACCTTCCCGGACCCCTGGAGCAGCAGGGCGGAGGCGTCCGCGTCCGGTACGCCGGGGCCCGTGCGCCAGCCCAGTTCCACCCGCACCGCCGGTGCCGGAACCGGGACATTGGTGCCCTTGCGCATCGCCATGCCGCTCCCCCTCGATCTCTCGGGTCTCTTCGTTCTCTTCCGCCGGGCCGCGTCCGCGGCACGACTTCGTCCGGGAACAACCTATGACCGGCCGCCGTGATGCGGTACCGCGACTCCCCCCGGGGGCTTCCCGTCATCCCTCCGTCACCGGCGCGGAACCAGGTCTTCACCCCGCGCGGGGCGGCCCGGTGGAGGTTTCGTCCGGTTCCGTCCCCTTGCTGCTCCACAGCCGCTCCGAACTCGCGAAACAACCCCCTTACTGCTCTCCCCAATAGGCACATCATGGGCTTAACTTATGCAGCATGACCTCCCCCCGCTCCACCTATGGCGGCGGTTACTACTCCGCGTCCGCCTTCCCCGACACCCCGATCTACGACAGCCTCGTCGCAGAGCGGGGTACCCCGCAGATCGCGCCGATCCGTGTGCCGGCGGCATACGACACCGGCGGCAATCTGCCCGCGCTGCCGTCGGCGCTCCCCGCGCTGCCGGCCGCCCCCTCCCAGCCCTCGCAGGGATACGGCTACGGCTACCCGGGACCGCAGCAGCAGGCGCCGCTCCAGCAGGCGCCCGCGCCGTACATCCCGCAGCAGGCCGGCGCCCCCCGCGGCTATCCCGGACCACAGCAGTACCAGGGCGGTCAGGGCGGCGGCACGGGCTACGACGCGATGCGCCCGGCGACTCCCCGGCCGGCCGCCCCGCGCCCGGCGGCCCCGCGCCCGGCGCCCGGCCCGTACGAGGATCCGTACGGCCAGCAGCGCCCGTACTACCAGGGCCGCGGCTACTGACGGCACCGGCCGGGGCGCCCGGTTGACCGTCCGGACACGGCACGGACCGGGTGGCACACTGCTCCCCATGGCGACCCCCTCCCTCCGCGCGCTGCACGTCCATCCCGTCAAATCCCTCGCGGGCCACGCCCCTGACGAGGCGGTGGTCGAGCCGTGGGGGCTCGCCGGGGACCGCCGATGGCTGCTGACCGGCGCGGACGGCACCGTGCTCACGCAGCGGAGCGTTCCGGGGCTGGCACGTCTCCGGGCGGTGCCCCTGGGGGACGGCGGTATCGAGGTCACCGCGCCGGGCCGGGAGCCGCTCCGCGTCACGGTGCCGGACTCCGGCCCGACCGTGCCCGTGAAGATCTTCCGGGACAAGGTCGAGGCGGTGCCCGCCGGCCCGGCGGCCGACGCCTGGTTCGGTGCCCGCCCGGGCGCCGGGACCCGGCTGCTGTACCTGGACGACCCGGCGCACCGCCGCCCGGTCGACCCTGCATACGGACGGCCCGGGGAGACGGTGAGCTTCGCCGACGGCTTTCCGCTGCTGCTCACCACCACCGCGTCCCTGCGGGCCCTGAACGCCTGGATCGCGGAGGGCGACCACGCGCACGAGGGACCGCTGCCGATGAACCGTTTCCGGCCGAACGCCGTCATCGGCGGCACCGAGCCGTGGGAGGAGGACGACTGGGCCGCCGTGCGGATCGGCGAGGTCGTGTTCCGGGTCGTCAAGACCTGCGCCCGTTGCGTGATCACGACCACCGACCAGCGGACCGCCGAGCGCGGCAGGGAGCCCTTGCGCACCCTCGCGCGGAAACGGAACGCCGGCGGCCGGCTGCTGTTCGGCCAGAATCTGATCCCGGAGGGGACCGGTACGCTCCGGCTGGGCGATCCGGTGCGGGTCGTCGCCCGGCGCTCCGGGTGACCGCGGAGGGCGCCGCGCGGCCGCCGGCCGGGTCCGGTTCCGCGCGCACTCCCGACCGGTCAACTCCCGTCCCCCGCGCACGCTACGGTGGGTCGCCGGAACACACAGCCGGATCCGGCGAACAGACGCACGCACGAGGTGGGGGCACGGCAGCAGCATGGCACCACAGGGCACGGTCCAGGTGACGTACACCGGCACGTCGCGGTGGCGGCGCCGGACGGGCGAGTACGCCTCCCTCGCCGCGGCCCTGGAGGCCGCCGGGGACGGCGACGTGCTCTCCATAGCCCCCGGCACCTACCGGGAGAACCTCGTCGTCGAGCACGCGGTCACGCTCCGCGGCTCCGGCGGCGGCCGCGGCTCGGTACGGATCGCCCCGATCGACGGAGTGGCGCTGACCGTGCGCGCCTCCGCCGCCGTGCACGACCTGCACCTGGAGGGGCAGGACTCGTCCGCCCCCGCGCTGCTCGTGGAGGACGGCACCGCCGAGATCACCGGCATCCGGGTCGCCACCCGCTCCGCCGCCGGCATCGAGGTCCGCGGCGGCGCCCGGCCCACCGTGCGGCGCTGCACCGTCGACAACCCCGGCGGCACCGGCTTCAGCGTCCTCGGCGGCGCGGGCGGCATCTTCGAGGACTGCGAGGTGCTCGCGGCCGGGCAGTCCGGCGTCTCCGTGCACGACGGGGCGCACCCGCGGCTGGAACGCTGCCGCGTCCACCACGCCTCCGGCTCCGGCATCTCCCTCACCGGCGAGGGCAGTTCCCTGGAGGCGTTCGGCTGCGAGGTGTACGAGATCAAGGGCGCGGGCCTGCGCGTCGCCTCCCGGGCCACCGGCCACCTCACCGGCTGCACGGTCCACCGCACCTCCGGCGACGGGATCACCCTCGACACCGACGCCTCCCTCACCCTCTCCGACTGCGACATCCACGACATCCCGGAGAACGCGGTCGACCTGCGCTCGCGCTCCGTCCTCACCCTCACCCGCACCAAGGTGCGCCGCTTCGGCCGCAACGGGCTGTCCGTCTGGGACCCCGGCACCCGGGTCGACGCCCACCAGTGCGAGATCCACGACAGCACCGGCGACTACCCGGCGGTGTGGGTCAGCGACGGCGCCGCCGTGGTCCTGGAGTCCTGCCGGCTGCACGACGTGCCCGACGCCCTCTTCGTCCTCGACCGCGGCTCCCGCGCCGACGTGGTGGACAGCGACCTCTCGCAGGTGCGCAACACGGCCGTCTCGGTGA from the Streptomyces xinghaiensis S187 genome contains:
- a CDS encoding DUF6643 family protein codes for the protein MTSPRSTYGGGYYSASAFPDTPIYDSLVAERGTPQIAPIRVPAAYDTGGNLPALPSALPALPAAPSQPSQGYGYGYPGPQQQAPLQQAPAPYIPQQAGAPRGYPGPQQYQGGQGGGTGYDAMRPATPRPAAPRPAAPRPAPGPYEDPYGQQRPYYQGRGY
- a CDS encoding MOSC domain-containing protein, which codes for MATPSLRALHVHPVKSLAGHAPDEAVVEPWGLAGDRRWLLTGADGTVLTQRSVPGLARLRAVPLGDGGIEVTAPGREPLRVTVPDSGPTVPVKIFRDKVEAVPAGPAADAWFGARPGAGTRLLYLDDPAHRRPVDPAYGRPGETVSFADGFPLLLTTTASLRALNAWIAEGDHAHEGPLPMNRFRPNAVIGGTEPWEEDDWAAVRIGEVVFRVVKTCARCVITTTDQRTAERGREPLRTLARKRNAGGRLLFGQNLIPEGTGTLRLGDPVRVVARRSG